A portion of the Krasilnikovia cinnamomea genome contains these proteins:
- the glgC gene encoding glucose-1-phosphate adenylyltransferase codes for MGVKVLAIVLAGGEGKRLMPLTADRAKPGVPFGGIYRMIDFVLSNLANAGYLKIVVLTQYKSHSLDRHISKTWRMSTLLGNYVTPVPAQQRLGPRWFAGSADAIYQSLNLINDETPDYVIVFGADHIYRMDPKQMVKAHIASGAAVTVAGIRQPKSLSDQFGVIDVAEDGRRIRAFREKPREVEGLPDAPDEIYASMGNYVFTTRALCEAVTADARDPDSKHDMGGNIIPMLVERGEANVYDFRDNDVPGSTDRDRGYWRDVGTLDSFYDAHMDLIATLPVFNLYNMDWPIFTNYGSWPPAKFVHSHDDRQGRAVQSMISPGVVISGAYVERSVVSPSVRVNSWAHVEGSVLMDNVSVGRRAVIRNAIIDKNVIIPEGAQIGVDLDRDRKLYTVSDGGVVVVGKNQHVEL; via the coding sequence ATGGGTGTCAAGGTCCTCGCTATCGTGCTGGCAGGCGGCGAAGGGAAGCGGCTGATGCCGCTGACCGCGGACCGGGCCAAGCCCGGGGTTCCGTTCGGCGGGATCTACCGCATGATCGACTTTGTGCTGTCCAACCTGGCGAACGCCGGCTACCTCAAGATCGTCGTATTGACGCAGTACAAGTCGCACTCGCTGGACCGGCACATATCCAAGACCTGGCGGATGTCCACCCTGCTCGGCAACTACGTCACCCCGGTGCCCGCGCAGCAGCGCCTCGGACCGCGCTGGTTCGCCGGCTCCGCCGACGCGATCTACCAGAGCCTCAACCTGATCAACGACGAGACCCCCGACTACGTGATCGTCTTCGGCGCGGACCACATCTACCGGATGGATCCGAAGCAGATGGTCAAGGCCCACATCGCGTCAGGCGCCGCGGTCACCGTGGCCGGCATCCGCCAGCCCAAGTCGCTGTCCGACCAGTTCGGCGTCATCGACGTGGCCGAGGACGGCCGGCGCATCCGCGCGTTCCGGGAGAAGCCGCGCGAGGTCGAAGGGCTGCCCGACGCCCCCGACGAGATCTACGCGTCGATGGGCAACTACGTGTTCACGACCCGGGCGCTGTGCGAGGCCGTGACCGCCGACGCCCGCGACCCCGACAGCAAGCACGACATGGGCGGCAACATCATCCCGATGCTGGTGGAACGCGGCGAGGCCAACGTCTACGACTTCCGCGACAACGACGTACCCGGCAGCACCGACCGCGACCGCGGCTACTGGCGCGACGTGGGGACCCTGGACTCGTTCTACGACGCCCACATGGACCTGATCGCGACGCTGCCCGTGTTCAACCTCTACAACATGGACTGGCCGATCTTCACGAACTACGGCTCGTGGCCACCCGCCAAGTTCGTGCACTCGCACGACGACCGGCAGGGCCGCGCGGTCCAGTCGATGATCTCCCCCGGCGTGGTCATCTCCGGGGCGTACGTGGAACGCTCGGTCGTCTCCCCCAGCGTCCGGGTCAACTCGTGGGCCCATGTGGAGGGCTCCGTGCTCATGGACAACGTCTCGGTCGGGCGCCGCGCGGTGATCCGCAACGCGATCATCGACAAGAACGTCATCATCCCCGAGGGCGCGCAGATCGGCGTGGACCTCGACCGGGACCGCAAGCTGTACACCGTCTCCGACGGCGGGGTGGTCGTGGTCGGCAAGAACCAGCACGTGGAACTGTGA
- a CDS encoding phospholipase: MSAGAHHHHTLAPSGQGTVVLNIGADIGALIIHTPGSLHGHEIEVSPVDAPEVRTHAAVRARYVHDGVRFSVVIDSLRAGRYVIWRDAVTPLAEADVMGGSVTEYEWPQEGAAAA; the protein is encoded by the coding sequence GTGAGCGCCGGCGCGCACCACCACCACACCCTGGCCCCGTCCGGGCAGGGCACCGTGGTGCTCAACATCGGGGCGGACATCGGGGCGCTGATCATCCACACCCCGGGCAGCCTGCACGGGCACGAGATCGAGGTCAGCCCGGTGGACGCGCCGGAGGTCCGCACCCACGCGGCGGTCCGTGCCCGGTACGTGCACGACGGCGTACGGTTCAGCGTCGTCATCGACAGCCTGCGCGCCGGACGGTACGTGATCTGGCGGGACGCGGTGACCCCGCTGGCCGAGGCGGACGTGATGGGCGGCTCGGTCACCGAGTACGAGTGGCCCCAGGAGGGCGCCGCCGCCGCGTAG